Proteins from a genomic interval of Daphnia pulex isolate KAP4 chromosome 4, ASM2113471v1:
- the LOC124193193 gene encoding tyrocidine synthase 3-like has translation MEGRSFLRGESHAIHDGGGECLSLDEILNKALSDDPQLGEREALRLRDSGLSISFAQLNSKANELAARLASAVAQLSTPVSGDKIVAVNLFPDVDLIVSLLAIFKIGAAYLPLDPTFPSDRVDHILTDAQPVLLVTTGTILRATAFASVVADHDVCVFDLEDKENEEASSSIVPLKEETKESPSSSQQPHGGGGKNLAAVLYTSGSTGIPKGVRLEHATILHRLSWQWRTFPYGPTEVGCFKTALTFVDSIAEIWAPLLIGRPVEIVSKSVTQDAQRFIDLLDRCKITRLVLVPSLLKAILTLLKSGDGGWKQGGSPESASGNQQRYPLEHLKMWVCSGEVLTGELLLEFYDCFPPGTIICNYYGSTEVMGDVTYAAFRSREDVLASFIDDKIPIGKPLDNCAIYLLDASRDLIKDGEIGEIYVAGSHLCSGYVRNREMERFLKNHVDDTPGYEVMFRTGDFGRILNDQLYYFGRADSQVKIRGHRVDLSEINAAIEWNKLVSTCVVLSYKAGEPEQEIVAFVIPMEKEITVDVIKDRMKDKLLSYMMPKLVLIDELPLLVNGKVDRQKLMQFYVDQRQQQNDLTSCLTMWDGNEFSREERALLKTVYSIVGSSSGKAIQLSDNFFEIGGNSLNAVNVVTKLKDQGFHIDLTEFLAASRLEDLVSQLLPSKAACGSKTSDHQLSNHTVEMLSPSVKEDVIRIISTSFSEKAELELLTGVSRQDYEVFMEELWEPLVAADLSFVIRNGSGQVVAVALNFDLFDEPVVEPKVRRLAYVFEFLEAIEAPVRDKHFEKRTNLLIHSFMMATAETSSPLENIQLIQKTEQETLELAIQKGFVGVFTTNTNELTRQICDDLLDYTVLFECQVNQHIASDGTKPFEHAPDTQYSTVTVKYIH, from the exons ATGGAAGGACGATCATTTCTCCGCGGAGAGAGCCATGCTATCCACGACGGCGGTGGTGAGTGCCTTTCATTAGACGAAATCTTGAACAAAGCTCTGTCGGATGACCCGCAATTGGGAGAGCGTGAAGCGCTACGGCTGCGCGACTCCGGCCTGTCAATCAGCTTCGCCCAATTGAATAGCAAAGCCAACGAGTTGGCCGCTCGACTGGCGTCGGCCGTCGCCCAACTGTCGACGCCCGTCAGTGGCGACAAGATTGTAGCCGTCAATCTCTTCCCCGATGTCGATTTGATCGTGAGTTTATTGgcgattttcaaaattggcgCCGCTTACCTGCCGCTCGACCCGACCTTTCCATCCGATCGAGTCGATCACATCCTAACAGATGCCCAGCCCGTTTTACTTGTTACGACTGGAACCATCCTGCGAGCCACGGCCTTTGCGTCCGTCGTGGCCGATCACGACGTCTGCGTCTTTGATCTCGAAGACAAAGAGAATGAAGAGGCGTCATCCAGCATCGTTCCTTTGAAGGAGGAGACAAAGGAAAGCCCGTCATCATCCCAGCAGCCGCATGGTGGCGGCGGTAAGAATCTGGCGGCCGTGCTCTACACTTCGGGATCGACGGGAATTCCCAAAGGCGTCCGTCTGGAACACGCCACGATCCTGCACCGACTGAGCTGGCAGTGGCGCACGTTCCCTTACGGCCCAACGGAGGTGGGCTGTTTCAAAACGGCCCTGACTTTTGTCGACTCCATCGCCGAGATCTGGGCGCCGCTATTGATCGGTCGACCCGTTGAGATCGTCTCCAAATCCGTCACTCAAGACGCCCAGCGTTTCATCGATCTCTTGGATCGATGCAAAATCACGCGGCTAGTCTTGGTGCCTTCCTTACTCAAAGCCATTCTGACCCTTTTGAAATCGGGAGACGGAGGGTGGAAGCAGGGCGGATCGCCGGAGTCCGCTTCCGGCAATCAGCAGCGCTATCCTCTTGAACATCTCAAGATGTGGGTCTGTTCAGGAGAGGTCCTCACTGGCGAGCTCCTTTTAGAGTTCTACGACTGCTTTCCGCCCGGCACCATCATATGCAATTACTACGGCAGCACAGAAGTCATGGGTGACGTCACCTACGCGGCTTTCCGCTCACGCGAAGACGTCCTGGCCTCTTTTATTGATGACAAAATCCCCATTG GAAAGCCATTAGATAATTGCGCCATATACTTGCTGGACGCTTCGAGAGATTTGATCAAAGATGGAGAGATAGGAGAGATTTATGTGGCCGGAAGTCACTTGTGTTCGGGTTACGTCCGAAACCGGGAAATGGAACGATTCTTGAAAAATCACGTTGATGACACTCCAG GTTATGAAGTCATGTTCCGAACGGGCGATTTCGGCCGAATTCTCAACGATCAGCTTTATTACTTTGGCCGCGCTGATTCGCAGGTGAAGATCCGAGGTCATCGCGTGGATCTAAGTGAAATCAACGCCGCCATCGAATGGAATAAGCTCGTGTCGACCTGCGTCGTCCTGAGTTACAAAGCGGGAGAGCCTGAACAA GAAATTGTAGCTTTCGTCATTCCaatggaaaaggaaatcacTGTTGACGTCATCAAAGATCGGATGAAAGACAAGCTTCTCTCTTACATGATGCCCAAG CTGGTACTGATTGACGAGCTTCCTTTGTTAGTCAACGGCAAAGTCGACCGCCAGAAACTGATGCAATTCTACGTCGATCAgcgtcaacaacaaaacg atttgacaaGTTGTTTAACTATGTGGGACGGAAACGAGTTCAGCCGCGAAGAGAGAGCCCTATTGAAAACTGTCTATTCAATCGTTGGCTCGTCATCGGGCAAAGCCATTCAACTTTCGgacaattttttcgaaatcggGGGCAATTCACTCAACGCTGTCAATGTGGTAACCAAGCTGAAGGATCAAGGCTTTCACATAG ATTTGACCGAATTCCTTGCCGCCTCCAGACTGGAAGATTTGGTTTCTCAACTGTTGCCATCGAAGGCGGCCTGCGGATCAAAGACATCGGATCATCAGTTATCCAATCACACTGTCGAAATGCTGAGCCCGTCAGTCAAGGAAGACGTCAtcag GATTATCAGTACAAGTTTCTCGGAGAAAGCCGAATTGGAACTTTTGACAGGCGTCAGTCGTCAGGATTACGAAGTTTTCATGGAGGAACTCTGGGAGCCATTAGTGGCAGCAGACTTGAG CTTTGTTATCCGGAACGGGAGCGGACAAGTAGTGGCCGTGGCCCTGAATTTCGATCTCTTTGACGAGCCTGTCGTTGAACCGAAAGTCCGGCGCTTGGCGTACGTCTTTGAATTTCTCGAGGCGATTGAGGCTCCTGTCAGAGACAAGCACTTTGAAAAGCGGACCAACTTATTGATCCACAGCTTTATGATGGCCACGGCCGAAACCTCCAGTCCATTGGAGAACATCCAACTCATCCAGAAAACGGAGCAAGAGACCCTGGAGCTGGCGATACAGAAAGGCTTTGTCGGTGTTTTCACAACCAACACCAACGAACTAACAAGA CAAATTTGCGACGACCTACTGGACTATACTGTATTGTTCGAGTGCCAAGTGAATCAACACATCGCTAGCGATGGGACCAAGCCTTTTGAACACGCTCCCGATACCCAATACTCGACAGTGACTGTCAAATATATACACtaa
- the LOC124193194 gene encoding dimodular nonribosomal peptide synthase-like isoform X1, with amino-acid sequence MMEGMEADGNNNKSILAGCEYELSEPFGIHQVWQRLLLTTAELPVDTVRDSPALIVPGRKQAHVTFGQLEQRAAALAQKLWASRGVDSTLSGCQDDWIMAVCLPPSTELIVSLLAIFKLGAAYLPLDPAFPSNRVAHILDDAKPALLITSTAVLNEVHFGHLFQDLAVYRYDRDDQNEQPAGQQQLAPVQPARHQDLAVVLYTSGSTGTPKGVRLTHRNIYHRLNWQWRTFPFIAGEVCCFKTALTFVDSIAEIWAPLLRAVPIVIIPKIITQNPEVFIATLESHCVTRLVLVPSLMSAILAHFSGNNKTSASSRSLQQLRLWVCSGEVLSPQLLRQFFHYLDGRVCNFYGSTEVTGDVTCVTFGNSEDVENLLVDNRVPLGSALDNCAIYILSPLGEVVDLGQIGEVFVSGAHVAEGYINGTKTGNTASFVANAADERKGHETMYRTGDYGRIVNGQLYYEGRADSQIKVRGHRIDLTEINAAVLQLDQVIKGVVLCYKPGQPEQEIIAFVVTNSNPSSIHQCLKKKLVSYAMPRVVVVGEIPLLVNGKIDRQLLLRDYAKNFKSKPIICRWNENELNRLDERERNVASALLKTVLSVLGGSLHKPLSLTDNYFYVGGNSLNAVSVVTKLRDQGFYLELGDFLEADNFHQVVIKMEASSKCRDSFPSCAKQLQNPSVSDYKIEMLNPSVKEEVKRITCECFSQKGDLELLTGVKYEDYEPLLDDVWQHFLDVNLSFTVKNIQGRTVACGMNCDAFDVPKLNPRAKALGYVFEVLEHAKGPAREALVNGKKGHVLQNFLVVTDSALLTPAENVALVQCVERETLALAKSNGFHCIFTSNSSPLTQQICNDVLDYQILGEYQVNQFLALDGTKPFSHAPDSQLITIGVKYL; translated from the exons ATGATGGAAGGGATGGAAGCggatggcaacaacaacaaatcgatCCTGGCCGGCTGCGAGTACGAACTCAGCGAGCCGTTCGGCATTCATCAAGTGTGGCAGCGTCTGCTGCTAACGACGGCCGAGTTGCCAGTTGACACTGTCCGAGACTCTCCTGCGCTCATTGTTCCTGGACGGAAACAGGCCCACGTTACTTTCGGCCAGCTGGAACAACGAGCCGCGGCGCTAGCCCAAAAACTGTGGGCCAGCAGAGGAGTTGACTCGACTCTGAGCGGTTGTCAAGACGATTGGATTATGGCCGTCTGTTTGCCACCCAGCACCGAGCTGATTGTTTCACTTTTGGCCATCTTCAAGCTCGGGGCCGCCTACCTTCCCCTGGATCCTGCTTTCCCATCCAACAGAGTGGCCCACATCCTTGACGACGCCAAGCCGGCCTTGCTCATCACTTCCACTGCCGTCCTGAACGAGGTCCATTTTGGCCACCTCTTTCAAGATTTGGCCGTGTATCGTTACGATCGCGATGATCAGAACGAACAGcctgctggccagcagcaactcGCGCCCGTCCAACCGGCCAGGCATCAGGATTTGGCGGTGGTTTTGTACACATCCGGCAGCACGGGAACACCCAAAGGGGTGCGCTTGACCCACCGCAATATTTACCACCGTCTCAACTGGCAGTGGCGCACCTTTCCTTTCATCGCCGGCGAAGTGTGCTGTTTCAAAACGGCTCTGACGTTTGTGGATTCCATCGCCGAAATCTGGGCCCCGCTGTTGAGAGCCGTTCCGATCGTCATTATTCCAAAGATCATCACCCAAAATCCCGAGGTCTTTATTGCCACTCTCGAGTCGCACTGTGTCACTCGGCTTGTGTTGGTTCCGTCGCTCATGTCGGCCATTCTGGCTCATTTCAGCGGCAACAACAAGACGTCAGCCAGCAGCCGCTCTCTGCAGCAACTGCGACTCTGGGTCTGCTCCGGCGAAGTGCTGTCACCTCAACTCTTGCGTCAATTCTTTCACTACCTCGACGGCCGGGTCTGCAATTTCTACGGCAGCACTGAAGTGACGGGCGATGTGACTTGCGTCACCTTTGGCAACAGCGAAGATGTGGAGAATTTACTGGTCGACAATCGAGTTCCACTGG GGTCAGCTTTAGATAACTGCGCTATTTACATCCTGAGCCCTCTGGGCGAGGTGGTGGATCTTGGACAGATTGGCGAGGTGTTTGTTTCCGGAGCGCACGTAGCCGAAGGTTATATCAACGGAACCAAGACGGGCAACACAGCGTCATTCGTCGCTAACGCTGCCGACGAGAGAAAAG GACACGAAACAATGTACCGGACGGGTGACTACGGCCGGATCGTCAACGGCCAACTCTATTACGAGGGTCGGGCTGATTCGCAGATCAAAGTTCGTGGACATCGCATTGACTTGACGGAGATCAACGCGGCCGTTCTTCAATTAGATCAAGTGATTAAAGGTGTTGTCCTTTGCTACAAACCAGGACAGCCGGAACAg GAAATCATCGCCTTTGTTGTGACAAACTCCAACCCTTCGTCCATCCACCAGTgcttgaagaagaaactggTCTCTTACGCAATGCCGAGG GTTGTCGTCGTTGGTGAGATTCCGCTGTTGGTCAACGGCAAGATCGACCGACAACTGTTGCTGAGAGACTACGCcaagaatttcaaaa GCAAGCCGATCATCTGCAGGTGGAATGAAAACGAGCTGAACCGCTTGGATGAGAGAGAGCGCAACGTGGCCAGCGCCCTTCTCAAAACCGTTTTGTCCGTGCTGGGCGGATCGCTGCACAAGCCGCTGTCGTTGACGGACAACTACTTTTACGTTGGTGGGAACTCGCTCAACGCCGTCTCAGTCGTCACTAAACTGAGAGATCAAGGATTCTATCTAG AACTCGGCGATTTTCTGGAGGCTGATAACTTTCATCAGGTAGTCATCAAGATGGAGGCTTCATCCAAATGTCGAGACTCTTTCCCGTCGTGCGCAAAGCAATTACAGAATCCGTCCGTCTCCGATTACAAGATCGAAATGTTGAATCCATCCGTCAAAGAAGAAGTCAAACG CATAACTTGTGAGTGCTTTTCGCAAAAGGGGGACTTGGAATTGCTAACCGGAGTCAAATACGAAGATTACGAACCTCTCCTTGACGACGTGTGGCAACACTTTTTAGACGTTAACCTCAG TTTCACggttaaaaatattcaaggaCGGACAGTTGCTTGCGGTATGAACTGTGATGCATTCGACGTGCCGAAGTTAAACCCTAGAGCCAAAGCGCTGGGCTACGTTTTCGAAGTGCTTGAGCACGCCAAAGGTCCAGCTAG GGAGGCTCTGGTGAATGGAAAAAAGGGCCACGTTCTACAAAATTTTCTG GTGGTAACAGACAGCGCCCTGCTCACTCCGGCCGAAAATGTGGCGCTGGTTCAATGCGTCGAACGAGAAACCCTGGCACTTGCCAAGTCCAACGGTTTCCACTGTATTTTTACCTCCAATTCGAGTCCTCTGACCCAA caaaTTTGTAACGACGTTTTGGATTATCAAATTCTGGG cgAGTACCAAGTGAACCAGTTCCTTGCCTTGGACGGGACGAAACCCTTTTCACATGCCCCGGACTCTCAACTAATTACAATTGGTGTTAAATATCTTTGA
- the LOC124193195 gene encoding negative elongation factor A-like, which translates to MASNVRDSDTSLWLHNKLGISTDSWAGGSICSQLNPEVLKNIQECFVELQTQVKLKFLLSFFQFSRRNLEEWKTELEEILEVAVVDGDPWVAMVAEILKTYPATGALNMEIGSATDEYTRKIFNDLANDLRKLVKKHGETGMLPLECPYLNKTALFTVVGQQSHPIKHFTLKRKPKSAALRAELLQKSTDAQNNLKKNPAPTVPLRSRGIPRKMTDTTPLKGIPSRHIGGFASPLSRVGTTPTSVGALGSSPSAGPNRPSPRTLAGRKDGGIKLLDINEQPIGFAQAKKRKRQQELEAAQKAATETTATSTNPAQPLSGEESETGSVPETPEKPTPTPDYAAGLLPSNPPPTPAAPVTPLASTSIPPLTPLKEPPRMVAVRPPTTPSISSLPPASPAPPAQVVRLVTAQTAAATPAVATTVPTVYRLVQPAAAAGQPVAVAAATPNQPAAPPKKSVALMLTREQMQEAQEMFKNANKVTRPEKALILGFMAGSRENPCPHLGNIVTIKLSEDEEVVTATDGVTTTRVVETHFQMNYAAGEWKRIKKMRKTEETPASVATVMATATG; encoded by the exons ATGGCGTCCAACGTGAGAGACTCAGATACGTCACTTTGGCTTCATAATAAACTTGGTATCAGCACTGATTCCTGGGCAGGCGGCTCAATTTGTTCCCAACTCAATCCCGAAGTTTTGAAGAACATTCAAGAATGCTTTGTCGAGCTGCAAACACAAGTCAAACTCAAATTTCTACTATCATTCTTCCAGTTCTCAAGGAGGAACTTAGAAGAG TGGAAGACAGAGTTGGAAGAAATTTTGGAAGTGGCTGTTGTTGATGGTGATCCGTGGGTAGCCATGGTTGCTGAAATCCTCAAAACATACCCAGCCACCGGAGCCCTCAACATGGAAATTGGCTCTGCCACCGATgaatacacaagaaaaatcttCAACGATCTTGCAAATGATTTGAGAAAACTTG TGAAAAAGCATGGAGAAACTGGAATGCTTCCTTTAGAATGCCCCTATTTGAATAAAACAGCACTGTTCACTGTTGTCGGCCAGCAG TCCCACCCCATCAAACATTTCACATTAAAGAGGAAACCCAAGTCAGCGGCGCTGCGTGCCGAGCTTTTGCAGAAATCCACCGACGCccaaaataacttgaaaaagaatccTGCTCCTACGGTACCACTGCGCTCACGAGGAATTCCAAGGAAGATGACGGACACGACACCATTGAAAGGCATTCCTAGCCGGCACATTGGAGGATTCGCTTCGCCACTTTCGCGCGTTGGGACGACGCCCACAAGTGTCGGTGCTCTAGGATCTTCTCCGTCCGCTGGTCCCAACCGTCCGTCTCCTCGCACGTTAGCTGGCAGAAAAGATGGCGGTATCAAATTGCTGGACATCAATGAGCAGCCGATCGGATTTGCTCaggcgaagaaaagaaaacgacaacaaG AACTGGAAGCTGCCCAAAAAGCAGCCACCGAAACGACGGCTACCTCTACAAATCCGGCACAACCGCTTTCGGGCGAAGAATCAGAGACGGGCAGTGTCCCCGAAACTCCCGAAAAACCTACTCCAACGCCCGACTATGCAGCTGGCCTTCTTCCGAGCAACCCGCCTCCAACCCCGGCCGCCCCTGTCACTCCACTTGCCTCCACTTCTATCCCACCTCTTACGCCGTTGAAAGAGCCGCCTAGAATGGTAGCCGTCCGTCCGCCTACTACTCCTTCAATCAGTTCTCTACCTCCAGCTTCTCCTGCCCCACCTGCCCAAGTGGTACGCCTTGTCACAGCTCAAACGGCGGCTGCGACACCTGCTGTTGCTACTACGGTGCCCACCGTTTATCGGTTGGTTCaaccagctgctgctgctgggcagccTGTCGCAGTGGCGGCAGCAACTCCCAATCAACCGGCCGCTCCACCCAAAAAGAGTGTGGCACTCATGCTCACT CGCGAGCAAATGCAAGAAGCTCAAGAAATGTTCAAGAACGCCAACAAAGTCACACGACCGGAGAAAGCCCTTATCCTCGGATTCATGGCAGGCTCTCGGG AAAATCCTTGTCCACATCTGGGAAACATCGTCACCATCAAGTTGAGCGAGGATGAGGAGGTTGTGACGGCTACCGACGGtgtcaccaccaccagggTCGTCGAGACGCATTTCCAGATGAACTATGCAGCCGGCGAATGGAAACGCATCAAGAAAATGAGGAAAACGGAAGAAACTCCGGCGTCGGTCGCCACCGTCATGGCCACAGCGACGGGCTGA
- the LOC124193194 gene encoding dimodular nonribosomal peptide synthase-like isoform X2, with the protein MMEGMEADGNNNKSILAGCEYELSEPFGIHQVWQRLLLTTAELPVDTVRDSPALIVPGRKQAHVTFGQLEQRAAALAQKLWASRGVDSTLSGCQDDWIMAVCLPPSTELIVSLLAIFKLGAAYLPLDPAFPSNRVAHILDDAKPALLITSTAVLNEVHFGHLFQDLAVYRYDRDDQNEQPAGQQQLAPVQPARHQDLAVVLYTSGSTGTPKGVRLTHRNIYHRLNWQWRTFPFIAGEVCCFKTALTFVDSIAEIWAPLLRAVPIVIIPKIITQNPEVFIATLESHCVTRLVLVPSLMSAILAHFSGNNKTSASSRSLQQLRLWVCSGEVLSPQLLRQFFHYLDGRVCNFYGSTEVTGDVTCVTFGNSEDVENLLVDNRVPLGSALDNCAIYILSPLGEVVDLGQIGEVFVSGAHVAEGYINGTKTGNTASFVANAADERKGHETMYRTGDYGRIVNGQLYYEGRADSQIKVRGHRIDLTEINAAVLQLDQVIKGVVLCYKPGQPEQEIIAFVVTNSNPSSIHQCLKKKLVSYAMPRVVVVGEIPLLVNGKIDRQLLLRDYAKNFKSKPIICRWNENELNRLDERERNVASALLKTVLSVLGGSLHKPLSLTDNYFYVGGNSLNAVSVVTKLRDQGFYLELGDFLEADNFHQVVIKMEASSKCRDSFPSCAKQLQNPSVSDYKIEMLNPSVKEEVKRITCECFSQKGDLELLTGVKYEDYEPLLDDVWQHFLDVNLSFTVKNIQGRTVACGMNCDAFDVPKLNPRAKALGYVFEVLEHAKGPARW; encoded by the exons ATGATGGAAGGGATGGAAGCggatggcaacaacaacaaatcgatCCTGGCCGGCTGCGAGTACGAACTCAGCGAGCCGTTCGGCATTCATCAAGTGTGGCAGCGTCTGCTGCTAACGACGGCCGAGTTGCCAGTTGACACTGTCCGAGACTCTCCTGCGCTCATTGTTCCTGGACGGAAACAGGCCCACGTTACTTTCGGCCAGCTGGAACAACGAGCCGCGGCGCTAGCCCAAAAACTGTGGGCCAGCAGAGGAGTTGACTCGACTCTGAGCGGTTGTCAAGACGATTGGATTATGGCCGTCTGTTTGCCACCCAGCACCGAGCTGATTGTTTCACTTTTGGCCATCTTCAAGCTCGGGGCCGCCTACCTTCCCCTGGATCCTGCTTTCCCATCCAACAGAGTGGCCCACATCCTTGACGACGCCAAGCCGGCCTTGCTCATCACTTCCACTGCCGTCCTGAACGAGGTCCATTTTGGCCACCTCTTTCAAGATTTGGCCGTGTATCGTTACGATCGCGATGATCAGAACGAACAGcctgctggccagcagcaactcGCGCCCGTCCAACCGGCCAGGCATCAGGATTTGGCGGTGGTTTTGTACACATCCGGCAGCACGGGAACACCCAAAGGGGTGCGCTTGACCCACCGCAATATTTACCACCGTCTCAACTGGCAGTGGCGCACCTTTCCTTTCATCGCCGGCGAAGTGTGCTGTTTCAAAACGGCTCTGACGTTTGTGGATTCCATCGCCGAAATCTGGGCCCCGCTGTTGAGAGCCGTTCCGATCGTCATTATTCCAAAGATCATCACCCAAAATCCCGAGGTCTTTATTGCCACTCTCGAGTCGCACTGTGTCACTCGGCTTGTGTTGGTTCCGTCGCTCATGTCGGCCATTCTGGCTCATTTCAGCGGCAACAACAAGACGTCAGCCAGCAGCCGCTCTCTGCAGCAACTGCGACTCTGGGTCTGCTCCGGCGAAGTGCTGTCACCTCAACTCTTGCGTCAATTCTTTCACTACCTCGACGGCCGGGTCTGCAATTTCTACGGCAGCACTGAAGTGACGGGCGATGTGACTTGCGTCACCTTTGGCAACAGCGAAGATGTGGAGAATTTACTGGTCGACAATCGAGTTCCACTGG GGTCAGCTTTAGATAACTGCGCTATTTACATCCTGAGCCCTCTGGGCGAGGTGGTGGATCTTGGACAGATTGGCGAGGTGTTTGTTTCCGGAGCGCACGTAGCCGAAGGTTATATCAACGGAACCAAGACGGGCAACACAGCGTCATTCGTCGCTAACGCTGCCGACGAGAGAAAAG GACACGAAACAATGTACCGGACGGGTGACTACGGCCGGATCGTCAACGGCCAACTCTATTACGAGGGTCGGGCTGATTCGCAGATCAAAGTTCGTGGACATCGCATTGACTTGACGGAGATCAACGCGGCCGTTCTTCAATTAGATCAAGTGATTAAAGGTGTTGTCCTTTGCTACAAACCAGGACAGCCGGAACAg GAAATCATCGCCTTTGTTGTGACAAACTCCAACCCTTCGTCCATCCACCAGTgcttgaagaagaaactggTCTCTTACGCAATGCCGAGG GTTGTCGTCGTTGGTGAGATTCCGCTGTTGGTCAACGGCAAGATCGACCGACAACTGTTGCTGAGAGACTACGCcaagaatttcaaaa GCAAGCCGATCATCTGCAGGTGGAATGAAAACGAGCTGAACCGCTTGGATGAGAGAGAGCGCAACGTGGCCAGCGCCCTTCTCAAAACCGTTTTGTCCGTGCTGGGCGGATCGCTGCACAAGCCGCTGTCGTTGACGGACAACTACTTTTACGTTGGTGGGAACTCGCTCAACGCCGTCTCAGTCGTCACTAAACTGAGAGATCAAGGATTCTATCTAG AACTCGGCGATTTTCTGGAGGCTGATAACTTTCATCAGGTAGTCATCAAGATGGAGGCTTCATCCAAATGTCGAGACTCTTTCCCGTCGTGCGCAAAGCAATTACAGAATCCGTCCGTCTCCGATTACAAGATCGAAATGTTGAATCCATCCGTCAAAGAAGAAGTCAAACG CATAACTTGTGAGTGCTTTTCGCAAAAGGGGGACTTGGAATTGCTAACCGGAGTCAAATACGAAGATTACGAACCTCTCCTTGACGACGTGTGGCAACACTTTTTAGACGTTAACCTCAG TTTCACggttaaaaatattcaaggaCGGACAGTTGCTTGCGGTATGAACTGTGATGCATTCGACGTGCCGAAGTTAAACCCTAGAGCCAAAGCGCTGGGCTACGTTTTCGAAGTGCTTGAGCACGCCAAAGGTCCAGCTAG GTGGTAA